The Streptomyces sp. NBC_01571 genome includes the window ATACGTTGGCGAAGGCCGCGTTCTCGAAGGACCGGCGCTGGCGGACGGCTTCCAGCTCCATGACCGCGTCGTTGACGGCGGCCAGTACGGTCGTCACCGCGTCGTCGGTGACGACCGGTTCGTCCGCCGTCTGGTCGCCCTGGATCCCGACGGCCGCCGCGAGGGCGAGGACCACGGGCTCGTCCGCCGCCCAGCGGTGCAGGGCGCGACGGCGGGCGGCAGAATCGGCCACCGTCGTCCGGGCGGCCGCGAAGGACATCCGGCGACGGCGTTCCCGCGTGAGCTGCCCTTCCTCCTCCAGGACGGCCGTATAGGCCGAGGACAGATCGCGGCCCCTGCGCCACAGCCAGTCGTCGACCGTCTCGTACGGCACCTCCCGTACGAGCGACGCCAGGGCCTCGGCCAGGAGGCGGTCCTCCGCCGCGGTCTGCCCGGCCGGCACGACGCGGTCGCCCGCCAGGGTGACGGCCCGCGCGCCGAGGAGATCGATCAGCTCGGCCCCTGCGAGCGCGAGGGACAGATCGCCCTGTCCCACGGGGCCGCCGGCGTCCACTTCGATGGCGATGATCAAGAGGTCCTTGGCCGTGGTCATGAAGGGATCTCCCACAGAGTCATCGCCGGCGACAGGTCGCTGAGCAGGTGTCCTGGTACTGCGCGGACAACGGACGGGCATCCGGTGTGCGGCCGCACGGCACGGTCCGACGTCGTCGTCGGCGTCCGTCGCCGCGATCACGGAAACGGACCGCCGGGCCGACGGGCGTCAGGTCCGGCCGAAGCGGCCTCCAGCACTCGGGACTCTAGCGCCCCCGCCTCGCCGCGGCCGTTCGACGTGGGGGACGACACGGCGATGCCCCCGCACCGGATGCGGTGCGGGGGCATTCCGCCGGCGGCTGCGACTTTCCCGGCGGTCGGGGTTCAGTGGTGGTGTCCGTCCCCCCTGGACATCCGCGCGAGGACCGCGCGGGCCATCGCTGCCTCCCCCTTGGCGTTGGGGTGCGCCGGGCCGGCGGGCGAGGCGGGCTTCAACGGTTCGATCCAGCGGTCGGCGGGCGCCTTGCACATGTCGTGCCCGATCGTGGGTTTGTAGGTGTCGACGTAGTCGGCGCGGTTGAACAGCGCCACCGCGCGCATCACCAGGTTGAGCCGCTTGCTCACGTCGCGCAGGTAGGGAAAGTCCCCCGCGGCGAACGGGACGGACGGATAGCAGCCGCTGCCGTCGTCGGGCAGCAGGTCCGGGTAGCCGACCACGAGGACGCGGGCGTGCGGGGCCCGGTCGTGGACCGCGCGCAGTACCCGCGCCAGCTTCGGAGCCGTCTGCAGGATGCGCAGGGTCAGCTGGTCGGGCCCCGACGCGTTGTAGTACTGCCGGCAGGGGTCGCCCGACAGGTCCTTCGA containing:
- a CDS encoding SGNH/GDSL hydrolase family protein; the protein is MNHHMVPSGTAPRRRHAPALGATLGCGVLFLGVVAASPAAADGGHAHRGEKYVALGDSYTSGPLIPRQVDTNCARSDQNYPSLVSAARSTGAFTDVSCSGATTENMWKAQGTNGPQLNALGRSTDLVTVQIGGNDVGFSSIIGTCAALSSKDLSGDPCRQYYNASGPDQLTLRILQTAPKLARVLRAVHDRAPHARVLVVGYPDLLPDDGSGCYPSVPFAAGDFPYLRDVSKRLNLVMRAVALFNRADYVDTYKPTIGHDMCKAPADRWIEPLKPASPAGPAHPNAKGEAAMARAVLARMSRGDGHHH
- a CDS encoding GPP34 family phosphoprotein, with product MTTAKDLLIIAIEVDAGGPVGQGDLSLALAGAELIDLLGARAVTLAGDRVVPAGQTAAEDRLLAEALASLVREVPYETVDDWLWRRGRDLSSAYTAVLEEEGQLTRERRRRMSFAAARTTVADSAARRRALHRWAADEPVVLALAAAVGIQGDQTADEPVVTDDAVTTVLAAVNDAVMELEAVRQRRSFENAAFANVWRGA